DNA from Tripterygium wilfordii isolate XIE 37 chromosome 4, ASM1340144v1, whole genome shotgun sequence:
TACGTTACAAGTTATGGCGTCCAACCAATATTTTCTATTACTCCATGTGTCTACCTTACTTGCATTTCCGAGCATTGGGTGGTTAATTTAACACAATAATAATGTTATCAGATTCTTTTGCTTTAAAGTAGCAATACGTGATACCCTAATTGAAGGGTTTGGTTTACATTTGATGGAGCTTTAAAGGCATTGGcatgatttcaattttcaaatgcTACACATGAAAATatcgtattatatatatatatgtacacatattGATTTGCACCTGAAAAAGGTGTGGTTTTAAtccaaattaatcaaatatagcTAAGATTGGGCATACCATTCAAAACGATCATTCAAACCGTCCATTTCTAAAATCTAGACACGAATGAGTATAACTATAAATTCTCCTTGCGTTGtgtataggagaattcctatgaGTATAATAATGAACATTATTTAATCATATTAATGATCTACttggtatgtttgtttttcatatattttttgaaaaatataaaacaaatccAAAAATATGTTTAATTCCCCAATTTaggaaacaaaggaaaaaaaaatttgaatcatTTAGAGCAATATTATTAAAACCGAACCGTGTGGGTCAATCGGACTGCAAACCCAGTGACCCAGCCACCAAGCTGGCACGGTCCTGTCATAAATACCGTTTAAAAGCACAAGACTCGCAAATAATCAATCAAACCAGACGGCATTTCCATGAACCACAAACTCGGCCGATTCTTTATGAACCACACATTGACCTGTATAAAAACTTGTGGATTTGACCACTAATTAAGAGGCACGCACGAGTTTGCGGGGGCCTATCAACTTTAGGTGTTCAGCCCAATAAGCAAAAACAATTTTgacaaaatgatatttttctcaACAAAATTTCCTCCGTTTGGTGCACATTTTTTGTGCACAATATATTGTGAACTAATCATATATTGTTTTAGTCAACCAAACAACCATTTTTAGACACAAATTTCGAGACAATTCCTGAGCAATATATTGTCAAATCTCGAATGGTTCATTTTGAACCTTTTTTAGAACAATTTGACAATAATATGACTGAAATAACCTCAATATTTCATTGTCCGGACAACTTTGCCCATCTCTCTCACCTCTCTCATCTAGATTCACATCTCTTATCTAGATTCACCGGTGCATCCATCACAGCCGATCAACCTCCACTATCTAACCTTCCTCCTGGCAGTGATTCTGATCTTTGTCGCCGTTCTCTTGCCGGAGAAAGTACTAAAATCCTTGGcttcttctctgttttgatAAAGGCAGCTTGGGAATCTAGATAGAGAAGTGGAAAGATTGAGAAATAGAGAGGGAAGTAGATAGAGAAGATCATAGAGAAATAGAGAGGGAAGATAGGAAGTTTAGGTAGAAGTATTTCTACGATAGCAAAGTAGTAGAAAGTGGCAGTGTCGGAAGATGGAGGAGAAGtggatttttggttttttttttaaaatttttatttgagaGGATATTGTGGGGTTTATTGGTTTTGAGGTATATGGATTTTTGGGTttagattttttattattattttactatttaatttaatttgttaacaCTTAATCCATAATACCcttaatttacacaacaattttaacattaTTTATACCATCAGTAAAAGTAACACCAAACACCTATCAATATTTTAAGAACCATATCTACTACCATTTATTATcaccatttattatttataatatattatacaaTATATATTACTATTAAAATTGTACACCAAACAtatctttaatttttcaaaaatatttccatgattaattaaatataatatcTGAAAAAGAATGTTATTTACCGTAATAAGTGATTCACGTTATCGTTAATTTTCAAGTGGTTCACTTCACGCGCACTTTCTGGCTTCACTGACACACGAAAGAGTATCGGAGATGTATAAAAAGGCAGTACCTGTACTCGAACAAAGGTAAGAAAGAGGGGAAGAGACAGAGCTCGGACCAGATATCCCCTTGACAAGGCGGATTCCTCGCCGGAACTTCGATTCCCGACGAATATTTCGGCGAGGTCACGGCAATATGAAAGGTCATCAACAGTACTGTAACCATAATAAATCAGAGGAGAAGGTGAAGAAGCAGAAGAGGCGATTGATGAAGTACGGAGACTTGCCGGAGTACTTGAAGGATAACGAATACATATTGGATTATTACAGATGCGAGTGGCCATTGAAGGATGCCTTCCTCAGCATCTTCTCTTGGCACAACGAAACCCTCAATGTCTGGACGTATGTGTCAAACTGTACACAAAtcgatacatacatatatactaaTTCGTATTTGGATTTATATTGACGTGATTTTGTCGATTTTGCAGGCATTTGGTCGGATTCTCGATATTCGCGGCGTTAACGGTGATGAGCTTGACGGAGGACGGCGGCGGGTTGATCAGCAATTTCTCCAGGTGATTATTATTTCCAtttctatttgtggttatcTTGGTAATTTCGTTTTGAATATTCATGACGTGTTCGTCGTGGGCGCCAGAAAGCAGGTTTCGTCGCtgatgatgacgacgacgacgatgaAGAATGACACGAACGTCTCTGATCATCATGATGTGTTTCCGGTTagttctttcctttcctttcctgtAATTCCGGCCAATACTGCGATTCtaggaaaagaagaaatgatTTGTTTGTTGGAAAGAATGAAAAAGATGGTTTGGGAAAGGACATTTTCAGAATAGGTAGGTAAACACACCATGTGAACGTGATATTCGGTTCTTTCATGATATTCAGAGATTATATACTTTATTAGTTTCAGGATTTCACTACTTCACGTGAGTGGATACACTTCTATATAATTCTTTAATGCAGAGAGAACTACTTtctgattatatatatgtacttttaAGATAATCAAATTCTATATTTTTAGTGTAGTAAAAAGTATTTTGATGAGTTGATCCGGCGGATCCCAGACCGTCTTTAGCTAGTTAGATTATCTTTTTTTCAGTAAGCACAGCACCATCCATGTGGGTATTTCAGTATTTTCGGACTgcattaaactctgtttattAGATGGCATTGAGTTTAGGAAAAATTTGGATCCTAAAAAAGGGTATAGGAAAATTGTAGGAACTGTTAGTGATTAAAAGCATCAGATTCTGTAGTAGACACAAATTGGTAAAGTTATCGTGGAAGTTTATAAATAATACCaaataaacttggtctactttCCTAGGCATTACACAAGCATCTTAGAGGTTGCAGCCACTAGTGTTCCAATTTTAGCATTTGAACTTGATATATGATTCTCTGCAGGATTCACATTTGAGATTACAGCTAGCAGTGTTGCATGTTCATGAAGATGGTTCTGATGGTGGTATAGCAAGATGGCCATGGTTTGTTTTCTTAGGTGGGGCGATGGGGTGCTTGATTTGCAGCTCCCTCTCTCACCTCTTCGCTTGCCATTCTAAGCGTTTCAACCTCTTCTTCTGGCGGCTTGATTATGCAGGAATCTCACTTATGATAGTTTCTTCATTCTTTGCCCCAATTTACTATGCCTTCTCCTGCCACCCCAACACGCGACTCTTTTATCTCACGTCCATATCTGTGCTCGGAGTCCTTGCTATCATTGCCCTCCTTGTGCCAGCTCTTTCTGCTCCCAGTTTCCGAGGGTTCCGGGCCTCCTTGTTCCTCTCCATGGGATTCTCAGGGGTTATCCCAGCATCACATGCTGTTGCCCTTCATTGGGGGCATCTGCACATATTTGTATCCCTCGGTTATGAACTCGCAATGGCCATTTTTTATGCCGTGGGAGCCGTGTTTTATGTTAGTAGAATACCTGAACGATGGAAGCCTGGTGCATTCGATATTGCAGGACACAGCCATCAAATTTTCCATGTCTTTGTTGTTTTAGGGGCTCTTGCCCATAGTGCTGCCACTCTTGTTATTCTGGATTTTCGACAGGGATCACCAGCATGTGTATGTTAGTTATACTCTGGGGGAGGGTATGTTCCTCCCAGCTTGCTTTGTACCACTAGAAATAATTATATGCAGTTTTATTGAAGTGGAGATATCCTGTTACTATACTTTGAAATCTCAGAAATACTTGATTTCTCTTCAGACCATCTAAGAACCCACCAATTAACCTAGCATGGACTAGTTGTATACAAGTATGGAGCAATGAGTGCTAGTTTCCATTCCAGAATTCCTCAATGGTGAGGGTACCGATGAATCACTCAACAAATCCTTTCTGGTGGTATATTTcatcagtggtagagttgcgtgggtgtaacctagaggtcacgTGTTTATTTCCCTCTCAATAGTTGCCTTTCAAAGGCCGGATTGCGAGTTCCCGggaacagcctctccacatatttgtGGGGTAAAGTATGCGTACATCTTGTATGTTCCCGGACTGTTGccggagccttgtgcacgattGTTAAGAAATACAGCATATGAACAAATTCTTCTGTCTCAATGCAGCAAAAGCAAACTGTATCAATAACTATTCAGATGCCTAATTTACTGTCAGTAATGTCTCATTTCTTGTAATGAACTGTCCCAGTCATCTCCTCCTCCAGGGACTCAAAGTTCATTACCATTTCTCTTGTTTCCTAAGAGCGAGGAGGAGAAAGTTCATTACCATTTCTCTTGCAGGTCTCAAAGAAAAACTTCTGGTATTATTCACTCCATTGACATTCATTCTCGGAAGCACACTTGTCTGGTAAGATTTATGTATGGATAACCTGCTTTCGACTATAGTGAGCTAAGATGAACTATTTGAAAGGTACTTAGTTGAGATATTGAAAACATATAACATGATTCTCTATTTGATAGCATCTCATTTACCAGGAATCTCAATGTTGCTTCGTCAGTGCAACTTCCCAAATATGTGGGATATTTGTTATTTGCTTCAAGTTTACATCTCTTCATAATTTTCTTGTGTTTGTAGGCTGGAGGCTCCTCAGGTATAGTCTTTTTGTGTGGGATCTACGGTGGCAAAAGGAGCCAATTGTTCCGTGTGGTGCGGGTGAGGCTGCTAGCCTGCTACTCATTCTCTGTCTGAAAGTGAGGTGTGGGAGGTTCACTTTGACTCAAACATTAGCAGCTTCACATCCCAACAAATCTTACCAGCTATGATCTGCTCAGAAGATGGTATTCTTGCTGTTGTTGAACAAGGTATACCACTCTTCATGCAACTTATTTTAAAATTGCTGCTGTTATTCTTTATTTGGACAGGGCATTATTGATACCTTAGTATTATTTCATTTCTGCATTGATGGGTTCTTTTTGCTGAAACAACAGATTATGATTATGAAACCTGATTCTTACATAATTCCTAATTTGTGCCTAACTGCATAGGTGAGGAACCTATCGAGCTCTTAGCTGAACCTTGTGCCAATCAATAGCTTTGACATTGACTGGCACAATCCTTCGGTAATAGATCACCAAATTGAATGAGTTTGAAATCTGAGAATATTGATTTGTGTTTCTGATGGTGTGGTACATTAATTATGCAGGATATCATTTGTAGTTTGGAGTGGGAATCTATAGAAATCTTGACAAGGTCATAAAAGTCTTATGGACATGAAggattcaaagttcaaaaataGTGAGTTCAGTTTAATTTTCAGTGTTTCTTTGTGGCTTTGTCACATGACAAGGTCATTTGCTTCATTGTTGTTTGTGATATTTCTAGTTCAATGCAACTACCTAATTTTGTTATTGCTATGTGATAATGAGTCCTACGGCATATGCCAAGATAAATTTGTAATAACATAGACCAGTGAGTTAGCTCTTGTCCTTGAGCCGAGGATAATTTTGAATCATGTGGGAACTGGGAAGGGTAGGAATATTGTATGAGAAATACAGTAATTGCTTTCCCATGAAGGAAGTACCCATGGGGCAGCACTTAATAAAGTTTCTTcataaatagaccaagttcctGAAAAAATGTTTGGGAACTCTTTCCTTCCAGCAGTTCTGCTTTACATAATCAAGGGGATGAAATTCATCACCTCACCTTGCGGGAATCAGATCATCTCCATATATTAAGCAACTTAGCTGAAAAAGAACATCATTTACAGTGAAGTGACACACCAAAGAAGATGAATATCCATGTGTAAGCTGTCATTGATTGATCCCTGTTGCAAGCTGCAATAAATTGGTTGCTTGTATTTCGGAAAGGAAGAAAAGGCAAGGCATTGAGGCTTAGGTCGTTTGCAAGGAAACAAGGTGGATATCTTGATAATAGAGTTTAAAGCATTGTTGAAGCATACATCACATTCTGCTTGAAAAAatatacataacatttgcagaGTATTCAATGTTTTTATGTAGAGATgttaaagtcttaacttcgaATCTTGGAGCATTTGAGTTGTTTGTGCTTGTAATTCAGGTAGTAATATTCACTTTATGAATATTGATGTTATTATGCCGATTTGAAAGTATGATATCCATTGAACAAGTATAGCAAGGAAGGTTGGTTGTAATCGGAAAGGGTATAGAGGGAAACTGTTTGTAAACCTTGTGACTGAACTGGGTTCTGAGTAACAATCTAATCTCTGAGCTCGCTGCTTGGAAGTTTTAGTCCATAAACATGACCTATACCTATCTTATGCAGCTTATTGACTTATTCCTATGACTATTTGTTGGCTAATTTCAAAGGAGGGGAACAACATAACCTttgaagacaaagaaaaaaaaaatcttgttttgATTCTTCGTGGATAGTTGACTTAGCACTGTAAAACTTTTGAGTAACGTTTCTGATAGGATTTTTTTGATAGCTTTATCTTAACTATCTTGTAATCTGTTTGGTTTGCACCCCTTGGTGCTCCTTTCTCATAATATCCTTTTTTGCATTCAGATTGATTGGCTTATGGCCTTATAGGTATGACTGATCTCTACAGTTGTCCTTGATGAACCGGGCTTCAAGAACTGGTATGGGTGTTGGCACCTTTCCTGCAAGAAGCTGGATCAAGGTGATGAATATACCTTTGGTTTCTTCCAAGTAATAGGGTGGGACCAAATAGAATGCTAGTGTTGTGGTTTTTACTCAGCTGATGTGTTATA
Protein-coding regions in this window:
- the LOC119997510 gene encoding heptahelical transmembrane protein 2-like, which codes for MKGHQQYCNHNKSEEKVKKQKRRLMKYGDLPEYLKDNEYILDYYRCEWPLKDAFLSIFSWHNETLNVWTHLVGFSIFAALTVMSLTEDGGGLISNFSRKQVSSLMMTTTTMKNDTNVSDHHDVFPDSHLRLQLAVLHVHEDGSDGGIARWPWFVFLGGAMGCLICSSLSHLFACHSKRFNLFFWRLDYAGISLMIVSSFFAPIYYAFSCHPNTRLFYLTSISVLGVLAIIALLVPALSAPSFRGFRASLFLSMGFSGVIPASHAVALHWGHLHIFVSLGYELAMAIFYAVGAVFYVSRIPERWKPGAFDIAGHSHQIFHVFVVLGALAHSAATLVILDFRQGSPACVC